A genomic region of Bubalus kerabau isolate K-KA32 ecotype Philippines breed swamp buffalo chromosome 10, PCC_UOA_SB_1v2, whole genome shotgun sequence contains the following coding sequences:
- the ANXA2 gene encoding annexin A2: protein MSTVHEILCKLSLEGDHSTPPSAYGSVKAYTNFDAERDALNIETAIKTKGVDEVTIVNILTNRSNEQRQDIAFAYQRRTKKELASALKSALSGHLETVILGLLKTPAQYDASELKASMKGLGTDEDSLIEIICSRTNQELQEINRVYKEMYKTDLEKDIVSDTSGDFRKLMVALAKGRRAEDGSVIDYELIDQDARDLYDAGVKRKGTDVPKWISIMTERSVCHLQKVFERYKSYSPYDMLESIRKEVKGDLENAFLNLVQCIQNKPLYFADRLYDSMKGKGTRDKVLIRIMVSRSEVDMLKIRSEFKKKYGKSLYYYIQQDTKGDYQKALLYLCGGDD, encoded by the exons ATGTCTACCGTTCATGAAATTCTGTGCAAGCTCAGTTTGGAGGGTGAT CACTCCACACCTCCAAGTGCATACGGGTCAGTCAAAGCGTACACTAACTTTGATGCTGAGCGGGATGCTCTGAACATTGAAACAGCCATCAAGACCAAAG GTGTGGATGAGGTCACCATCGTCAACATCCTGACCAACCGCAGCAATGAACAGAGACAGGATATTGCCTTCGCCTACCAGAGAAGGACCAAGAAG GAACTTGCATCAGCACTGAAGTCAGCCTTGTCCGGCCACCTGGAGACAGTGATTTTGGGCCTATTGAAAACACCTGCTCAGTATGACGCTTCCGAGCTGAAAGCGTCCATGAAG GGGCTGGGGACTGATGAGGACTCTCTCATTGAGATCATCTGCTCAAGGACCAACCAGGAGCTGCAGGAAATCAACAGAGTCTACAAGGAAA TGTACAAGACCGATCTGGAGAAGGACATCGTTTCCGACACATCTGGCGACTTCCGCAAGCTGATGGTCGCCCTTGCAAAG ggtcGGAGAGCAGAGGATGGCTCTGTCATTGATTATGAACTCATTGACCAGGACGCCAGG GATCTCTATGATGCTGGTGTGAAGAGGAAAGGAACTGATGTTCCCAAGTGGATCAGCATCATGACCGAGCGGAGCGTGTGCCACCTCCAGAAAG TGTTTGAAAGGTACAAGAGCTACAGCCCTTATGACATGCTGGAGAGCATCAGGAAGGAGGTCAAAGGAGACCTGGAAAATGCCTTTCTGAATCTGG TCCAGTGCATTCAGAACAAGCCCCTGTATTTTGCTGACAGACTGTATGACTCCATGAAG GGCAAGGGTACTCGCGACAAGGTCCTGATTAGAATCATGGTCTCGCGCAGTGAAGTGGACATGTTGAAAATTAGATCTGAATTCAAGAAAAAGTACGGCAAGTCCCTGTACTACTACATTCAG CAAGACACCAAGGGCGACTACCAGAAAGCGCTGCTGTACCTGTGTGGTGGGGATGACTGA